A stretch of Raphanus sativus cultivar WK10039 unplaced genomic scaffold, ASM80110v3 Scaffold3359, whole genome shotgun sequence DNA encodes these proteins:
- the LOC108808737 gene encoding tRNA ligase 1, which yields MDASSGSSDRSVAEAVSNQIGELTLEESNANNVPVNHGGPSSASPGEEAIPRKADLNLENFTVDESSCCRAQIRASFYPKFENEKTDQEIRTRMIEMVSKGLATLEVSLKHSGSLFMYAGHVGGAYAKNSYGNIFTAVGVFVLSRMFREAWGTQALKKEAEFNDFLEENRMCVSMELVTAVLGDHGQRPLDDFVVVTAVTELGNGKPKFYSTSEIIAFCRIWRLPTNHVWLFSTRKSVTSFFAAFDALCEEGIATSVCRALDEVADISVPGSKDHVKVQGEILEGLVARIVSSGSARDMEDVLRDHPPPPCDGANLDLGLSLREICAAHRSSEQQQIRELLKSVGRSFCPNNLDWFGDESVDCYPKNADKSVVTKFLESQPADYSTSKLQEMVRLIKNRRLPAAFKCYHNFHRANDVSPDNLFYKLVVHVRSDSAFRRYEKEMRAMPGLWPLYRGFFVDINLFKSNKGRDPMTLKSLDNTVKDAGEKGKDGLDDDDANLMIKLKFLTYKLRTFLIRNYLPILFKEGPAAYKASYLGQMNRWGTSVGKQKELSKMLDEWAAHIIRKRGNNQLSSSVYLSEAEPFLKQYAERSPENQVLIGSAGNIVRAEDFLAIVDGDLDEEGDLVKKEKVTPATPEPAMQDAVQKNEGLIVFFPGIPGSAKSALCKELLNAPGGLGDDRPVHSLMGDLVKGKYWPKVADEHRKKPQSIMLADKNAPNEDVWRQIEVMCRKTKVTAVPVVADSEGTESNPYSLDALAVFMFRVLQRVDHPGNLDKTSANAGNVLLMFYHLYEGKNREEFEGELIERFGSLVKMPLFRSDRSPLPDPVKSIFEEGIDLFQLHRRRHGRLESAKGTYAAEWSKWEKQLRDTLAANSEYFNSVQVPFESAVQQVREELKRIAKGEYKPPSSVKTQHGSITFAAVNLHVTQVQSLLEKLAASNPTMRSFLEGKKKSIEEKLERAHVTLAHKRSHGVAAVARYGQHLNREVPVELTEFIFNDKMAAFTAHIGSVDGETVVCKNEWPHVTLWTAEGVTAREANALPQLYADGKASRMVIDPPASVSGPLEFF from the exons ATGGATGCTTCATCTGGATCCAGTGATCGTTCTGTTGCAGAAGCAGTAAGCAACCAAATTGGCGAGTTGACTCTCGAGGAAAGCAACGCTAATAATGTTCCAGTCAACCACGGTGGACCGTCTTCGGCATCACCTGGAGAAGAAGCAATACCTCGAAAAGCAGATCTCAACTTGGAGAATTTCACGGTGGACGAGTCGAGTTGTTGCCGTGCTCAGATCAGAGCCTCTTTCTATCCAAAGTTTGAGAACGAAAAGACTGACCAAGAG ATAAGGACACGGATGATTGAGATGGTGTCTAAAGGGTTGGCAACGCTGGAG GTATCTCTAAAGCATTCAGGCTCTCTCTTTATGTACGCTGGTCATGTGGGTGGAGCATATGCAAAGAACAGTTATGGTAACAT TTTTACTGCAGTTGGCGTTTTTGTTCTTTCTCGGATGTTTAGGGAGGCTTGGGGAACTCAGGCGTTAAAGAAGGAAGCAGAGTTTAATGATTTTCTTGAG GAAAATCGCATGTGTGTATCTATGGAACTAGTAACAGCTGTTCTTGGAGATCATGGTCAACGTCCACTGGATGATTTTG TGGTAGTGACGGCTGTTACCGAGTTAGGTAATGGTAAGCCCAAGTTCTATTCAACTTCCGAAATAATTGCATTTTGCCGGATTTGGCGTCTGCCAACAAATCACGTTTGGCTGTTTTCCACAAG GAAATCGGTGACCTCTTTTTTTGCCGCATTTGATGCACTATGTGAAGAAGGGATAGCAACCTCAGTCTGTAGAGCTCTTGATGAAGTAGCTGATATATCGGTCCCAG GCTCCAAGGACCATGTGAAGGTCCAGGGTGAGATATTAGAGGGTCTTGTGGCGCGTATCGTGAGCAGTGGGAGTGCCagagatatggaagatgtctTGAGAGATCATCCTCCACCACCCTGTGATGGAG CTAATCTTGATTTGGGACTCAGTTTAAGAGAGATATGTGCTGCCCATCGATCTAGCGAGCAACAG CAAATAAGggaacttttaaagagtgttgGCCGAAGCTTTTGCCCCAATAACTTGGATTGGTTTGGAGATGAATCTGTAGATTGTTATCCTAAAAATGCAGACAAATCTGTAGTAACAAAATTCCTGGAATCTCAGCCTGCAGATTATTCGACTAGTAAATTACAG GAAATGGTACGCTTGATAAAGAATAGACGTCTTCCAGCCGCATTCAAGTGCTACCATAATTTTCATCGAGCTAATGACGTATCACCTGACAACCTATTTTATAAATTGGTTGTCCATGTGCGCAGTGATTCAGCATTTAGGCGTTACGAGAAAGAGATGAG GGCCATGCCTGGCTTGTGGCCTTTATATCgag gtttctTTGTTGATATTAATTTGTTCAAGTCAAACAAAGGGAGAGATCCGATGACTCTGAAAAGCCTTGATAATACGGTCAAAGATGCCGGTGAAAAAGGAAAGGATGgtttggatgatgatgatgctaaCTTAATGATCAAACTCAAGTTTCTCACGTACAAG TTGAGAACCTTTCTGATCCGCAATTACTTACCAATTCTGTTTAAGGAGGGGCCAGCAGCTTATAAAGCCTCCTACCTTGG GCAAATGAATAGATGGGGTACTTCGGTTGGAAAGCAGAAGGAACTGTCCAAGATGCTTGATGAATG GGCTGCTCACATAATAAGAAAACGTGGGAATAATCAGCTATCTTCATCAGTATATCTAAGCGAAGCTGAGCCATTCCTGAAGCAGTACGCGGAACGGAGCCCAGAGAATCAGGTTTTGATAGGGTCTGCTGGGAATATAGTGAGAGCTGAGGACTTCTTGGCCATTGTTGACGGTGATCTTGATGAAGAAGGCGATCTTGTGAAGAAAGAGAAAGTGACACCAGCTACTCCTGAGCCAGCTATGCAAGATGCTGTTCAGAAGAATGAGGGGTTAATTGTATTCTTTCCAG GAATTCCAGGAAGCGCTAAATCTGCTCTTTGTAAGGAGTTATTGAACGCCCCAGGTGGCTTAGGGGATGATCGGCCAGTGCATAGTCTGATGGGTGATCTTGTCAAAG GAAAATATTGGCCAAAGGTTGCTGATGAACATCGTAAAAAGCCACAATCAATTATGTTGGCTGACAAAAATGCCCCAAATGAAGACGTCTGGAGACAG ATTGAAGTCATGTGCCGGAAAACTAAGGTTACTGCGGTTCCAGTCGTTGCTGATTCCGAAG GAACCGAGTCAAATCCATATTCACTTGATGCCTTGGCTGTTTTCATGTTCCGTGTACTTCAAAGAGTTGATCATCCG GGGAATCTCGACAAGACATCTGCGAATGCAGGCAATGTGCTATTGATGTTTTACCACCTTTATGAGGGAAAG AACCGCGAAGAATTTGAAGGTGAATTGATTGAGCGCTTTGGCTCCCTCGTCAAGATGCCACTGTTTAGATCAGACAG GAGTCCTTTACCTGATCCTGTTAAATCGATATTTGAGGAGGGCATTGACTTGTTCCAGCTCCACAGGAGAAGGCATGGGAG ACTTGAGTCGGCAAAAGGAACATACGCAGCGGAATGGTCTAAATGGGAGAAACAGCTGCGCGATACTTTAGCTGCAAATTCGGAGTATTTCAATTCTGTTCAG GTTCCGTTTGAGTCTGCGGTTCAGCAAGTGCGAGAAGAGCTAAAAAGAATCGCAAAGGGTGAATACAAACCACCAAGTTCAGTGAAAACACAACATGGGTCTATTACATTCGCTGCCGTCAACTTGCATGTAACTCAAGTCCAGAGTCTTCTTGAAAAG TTGGCCGCATCAAACCCAACAATGAGATCTTTTCTAGAGGGGAAAAAGAAGAGCATAGAGGAAAAACTTGAACGGGCTCACGTGACGCTTGCCCACAAGAGAAGCCACGGAGTAGCAGCTGTAGCCAGATACGGTCAGCATCTAAACAGAGAGGTACCCGTAGAGCTCACCGAGTTCATCTTCAACGACAAGATGGCCGCTTTTACAGCTCATATCGGATCTGTGGACGGAGAGACCGTAGTCTGCAAGAACGAGTGGCCGCATGTTACCTTGTGGACTGCAGAAGGCGTTACGGCCAGAGAAGCCAACGCGTTACCCCAGCTTTACGCAGACGGAAAGGCAAGCCGCATGGTGATAGATCCTCCTGCCTCAGTCTCGGGTCCTCTGGAGTTTTTCTGA
- the LOC108808731 gene encoding LOW QUALITY PROTEIN: LOB domain-containing protein 1-like (The sequence of the model RefSeq protein was modified relative to this genomic sequence to represent the inferred CDS: inserted 1 base in 1 codon): MASFMMSGGHLTLPIYXTYLPKSTSPSTHLIMLDMEIKCDASAAIVSASPTSSPPLPQLSPRLVLSPCAACKILRRRCGDKCVLAPYFPPTEPAKFTIAHRVFGASNIIKLLQELPESQRTDAVNSMVYEAGARIRDPIYGCAGAIYNLQRQVSELQAQLAKAQVEIVSMQLQRSNLLELIHNMDQPNQEQHNMSFDSSFGNCDEFINSPDEESNDFGFLEDNKYSNTKASMLWCDPLWI, translated from the exons atgGCGTCATTTATGATGTCAGGTGGTCATCTCACTTTGCCTATAT AGACATATCTACCAAAAAGCACTTCACCCTCAACACACTTGATAATGCTCGATATGGAGATTAAGTGTGACGCTTCTGCCGCTATCGTCTCTGCTTCTCCAACGTCTTCTCCTCCTCTACCACAGCTTTCACCACGTTTGGTTCTTAGCCCATGCGCCGCTTGCAAAATCTTGAGGCGGCGTTGCGGAGATAAATGCGTTTTGGCGCCGTACTTCCCTCCAACGGAGCCAGCTAAGTTCACCATCGCCCACCGTGTGTTTGGAGCCAGCAACATCATTAAGCTCTTACAG GAACTTCCCGAATCACAGAGAACTGATGCGGTAAACAGTATGGTGTACGAAGCCGGAGCTAGAATTAGAGACCCGATCTATGGATGTGCCGGTGCCATATATAATCTACAAAGACAAGTGAGTGAACTCCAAGCACAGCTAGCAAAAGCTCAAGTGGAGATAGTGAGTATGCAGTTACAAAGATCAAATCTACTAGAATTGATTCACAACATGGACCAACCAAACCAAGAGCAACATAATATGTCCTTCGACAGCTCCTTTGGAAATTGTGATGAGTTCATTAACAGCCCTGACGAAGAGAGCAATGATTTTGGATTCCTTGAAGACAACAAGTACTCCAACACCAAGGCCTCAATGCTGTGGTGTGATCCTCTTTGGATATGA